The window GTATATTAAAAGCGAAACAGCAAAAGAAGCTATTACGCAggattcaaattttaataaaaaaacttcccCTCCaccaccacaacaacaactacaacatcatTTACAGTATCAACATCATCAGACAgctcaacatcatcatcatcataacaATCACCAGCAAATACAGCCACAACAACGTACTCAACGCATACAGAATTTCTTTCAACAGCAAATTTTTCATCAATTCCATACACAacataatcaaaatttaaataccaaacaaaagCAAACCCAATTTGCCATGTCTTCTTTAGCTGCAGAACCTTTGAGCCTACAAAAATCCGAGGGTCAAAATGGTAACGAAGAATGTCAGGAGAACAGTCCCTCGTCTTCATCTTCAGCATCATGTCCAGATACTAAACAACAAAATTCCTCAACAGGAAAACCTTGTTTCAATACAGGTTTAGGTGATATTCTTCAGTTTATGGAGTTAATTGGCAATTTAAAGGTAAGTTTTAGTTCTTAAGTGTTAATTGTCGTAATGTTGTAAATATTGTTGTGCTTTTCACaatgtttttctaattttcctCACATATGttagaaaaatcgattttttctcTGGTTACAACTTTAATGTAAGGTTCTTATAATTTttggtaaagtttttttttattatttcttctaCCAGACAACAACACATGTTATTATGTATGGAacagttttgttattgtttattttttcattgacTGTCTGAAATACGAGTAGCTCTTTATTTTGTCTGTAATTTACTGCCGTTATTTGTTTtgtggttgtttttgtttaataattttcatcaaaatgtgtttattcttcaaatttataaaaaaaaatgtaattagttttatattaccttgtttttttttagaaaattccgCAATATTTGTGGTAAAGTGTATTTTTTGCGGTATTAGAAAAAACGGAAAAAtgtattcaatttaaaaaattttaaggttaTTTGGAATGTTAATTacgtatttttatagaattaaacTTGTTTGTCAAATNNNNNNNNNNNNNNNNNNNNNNNNNNNNNNNNNNNNNNNNNNNNNNNNNNNNNNNNNNNNNNNNNNNNNNNNNNNNNNNNNNNNNNNNNNNNNNNNNNNNagttctagttcagttctagttcagttctagttcaattctagttcagttctagttcagttctagttcagttctagttcagttctagttcagttctagttcagttctattctgttctgttctagttctgttcaagttctgttatagttctgttctagtattaTTCTAGTTTTGCTCTCGATCTGTTTTAGTtgtgttgtagttctgttttagttctattatagttcagttctagtccagcaAATATAATATAAGTAATGTAAAATAGCTTTATCAaccaaataatatacaaaattgaTTTATATACATCCAGTAAAGCACGAGTATGCTAAAAATATCTTGTACatatattattagttttaaatcatattaaAGTACATTTTAGAGATTATGATTATGTATTAAGATTTAGAACTCTAGTATTTTGATTAGTATTTACAGAAGTAATACAAAAATCAGCAATCTTGAGATAAGAAAGAATAATAATTTGACGAAATTAACTGtcaaatgaaaaattgtcgGGGTTTAatcgatattttgttttaaatcttttCAGTTTATGAGTAcactattttaatagaaaaaattttaaaatattttgaaaaaattttacatttttttctatacaacgAAAAATAGCCACCAAAAATAccttaaaatataacatttttttttttttcaaaaacttttttcttcatttaaaaatgACCTTTATTTCGTTTTGATTtacttttaatacaataaagaacattatttatttcattaaaaattttgttagcgTTATTTAGTACGTTCATTGACGTtttctaaatacatacattcattttttgttttgttaaatattttatatattattttttgcgaaaaaaagTATTACTCATTATAATATTACGTATtatgaagagattttttttaaatgtacttaTTATACAGCCATATATCCAAAGTAGTAGAGATATAGAGAAAGAGAGAACAAAAAAGttgagaaaatttaagaaatatatattttttcacattgAATTCTTCTTTTtcgtataaatattaaaagtaaaaggaaaatttattgttatagaatacatttgtttattttgttactcttgcatttttttgtttaaacgacAAAGttgcataatttttaattatttataaaataaacattaaaagaaaaagtgtttgaagacatattcaaaatttcaagaagatttacacaaaaattatttcagttttaaattttagtttgtaaTCATTTATTAGCAAAATAGCTATAAAAACAAAGTTCATTCactttcttttgtattttctgTGGTTTTTCATTGAATCaacttttttaaaccaaaacagttataaaatgtaataattaaattaaagaacagaactagaacagaactagaacagaactagaacaaaactagaacagaactagaacagaactagaacagaacttgaacagaactagaacataactagaactagaacagaactaaaacagaactagaacagaactagaacagaaccagaacagaactagaacagaactagaacagaactacaacagaactagaacagaactagaacagaactagaacagaactagaacagaactagaacagaactagaacagaNNNNNNNNNNNNNNNNNNNNNNNNNNNNNNNNNNNNNNNNNNNNNNNNNNNNNNNNNNNNNNNNNNNNNNNNNNNNNNNNNNNNNNNNNNNNNNNNNNNNagaaatgaactagaactgaactggaaggtaaaaaattatgtataatataatgAAAGGGGAactaattatatacatatgtatgtacgtgacATAAACAcaaagtttatttgttattattatgatttcaaTTAAAGGTGCCATAATTTAGCCAAAGTGTTCTGACGAAATTGttaggttttgttttttatttatctatttttcgtatttatatatatattttttgtttgaccATACACTCAGTCAAGGCCAAGATCATTGTCACTCACTACATAAGTAGTCAACTAGTGTttgtttattctatttttttttgtttgcttcttCTTCTAGTATTAAGTATTGTTTATTTTCGATTTTGTGTACAATAATATGaaacgtttttttgtttttggcaactgtttaaaaatatttataaaataaatcagaaaatactattggaatatttatttatattaaataaggGTGTTTAAAACATTCGACAGAAACTCAAAGAATCCTTCATTCATTTCTTATCCTTGAAGACTACTGAACATGAAACCTTCAAAACTTAGCGTATAATTATTTTccgtttatttaaattatttgatcAATAAATTATGCTTAAATCAGCAGCTGCTTAATTTGGGGGAgtgtaataaacaaatttaatatcaatAGACGCGTCATAATGAAGTAAATTAGTTTTacgttttatatttgttttatcaggtaaatattgaatatatattcTGAACTAAATATTGCTTTGAGTTCAGTTATTTATGTGCATACGAAGGATGATACAAAAGTTTTGGGTAAATTCACTTCTAAGGCTTcagtattttattttgaacagaaaatttttagatGTGCATACAATTTCTTTTCTTCAGTGATTGTTTaggaaaatttgaaattttctatttcaatCTTTTAATGACGACTTTTGTTTATCACAgatttaatacaataaattctataaatatttggataattaaaataaattccacTCAAAACATATGTTCTTCTTTGTTTTCATATATTTCCAATTTACATTTGTTTACATGAACTTTAACTTTGATAGTGACAAAAGTTGCATTAAATACGTTTATCTATTAGATTAAATATTTCtgttaacaaaacaaattggATTAGTTTATTGTCTATATTCTTCTCTCTCTCATTGTCATAATTATAATGATAATTTAGTTGTATAAATTACTTACTTAAATTACTTACggcttttcatttataaaaaaaaaactttatataaaattactttGTTTTGGAGTGATCACAATTTGTTGCGTGTTTTCACAGTAACAATCTTATCGCTATGGggtgaaataaaaatcaaattttctatattaaccCTGAAATATTTGTCTGATTAGTTACCATGACAAATATAGtgtaagtaaaagttttttggGAATAATTTGGTGGTAGCAAAGATTTTAATTGGAATGATTATTTATGGGGGTTGTAGAGGTATTACAAGTTgggaaactagaactgaagaagaCCAAATCCaaaacaactagaacagaaccagaacagaactggaactaaaacagaactataacagaactggaactaaaacagaactataacagaactggaactaaaacagaactataacagaactggAATTAaaaagaactacaacagaactggaactaaaacagaattataacagaactggaactaaaacagaactagaacagtactagaacagaactagaacagaactagaacagaactagaacagaactagaacagaactagaacagaactagaacagaactagaaNNNNNNNNNNNNNNNNNNNNNNNNNNNNNNNNNNNNNNNNNNNNNNNNNNNNNNNNNNNNNNNNNNNNNNNNNNNNNNNNNNNNNNNNNNNNNNNNNNNNtaataataatttgaatcaaataaaaaaaaaaataaagctgtaagtttagtggtttcttttttataaacatatatgtatgttaagaatttttcgatctcactccttagtatACATTTCATATAGCAGAGGATAGAAGACAAATGGatgtgttaaattaattaagataattgaatgatttaaaactaatttagacATTTGTAGTAGAAAATTCCATAATTGAATTCTTTGTAATATCtcaattgcattttaatttattgatttaattaattttcttttatcgaTTTCTTTCTAGCATACAAAACGTACTGGCTGGGTTTTGCGTAATGTCAATGATTGTGAATCCATTTCGGGTCATATGTATCGCATGAGCATTTTAACCTTTCTGCTAGATGGTACAGAGGGTCTTAATCAAATTCGATGCATGGAATTGGCTTTGGTGCATGATTTAGCAGAAAGTTTGGTGGGTGATATTACACCCTTTTGTGGAGTatcaaaagaagaaaagaaaaacatggaATTCAAGGCCATGGAAGATATATGCAAATTGATAGAACCCAGAGGCAAACGTATGATGGAATTGTTTGAGGTGAGTTAGAGAGAAAATAAGTATTATTATTGGGTTTtgtgtaatgttttttttcccCCGTTTCATTTCTATAGGAGTACGAACATGGTGAAAGTGCTGAATCTAGATTTGTTAAAGATTTAGATCGTTTGGATATGGTGATGCAGGCATTTGAATATGAGAAAAGAGACgattgtttattaaaacatcAAGAGTTTTTCGATTCTACCGAGGGGAAATTTAATCATCCATTCGTTAAGAAATTAGTTAATGAAATCTATGAACAACGTGATAAATTAGCTAAAGCCAAAGGAGCAGTACCACCACCCAAAATTGAAGTACCTAATATGGATGAACAACCAAACAAGACTACAGCAACAAATGGTCATTGCACTAAAGCAGATACTAATGGTACAACAACACCAACTAAATCAAGTTGATAAAATGGAGgcctttatctttttttttttttgataaacaagaaatttaagtaaaaagaaatacaaaaaaagaaaactatattaaaaaaatatttagtaaaaatagCAAAAGACGAGAGAGTTGGTGTAAAGCAAAAAGGTTTAGTGTGATCCTAGTTATTTGTTTAGCTATTATCATTTTAAGACTTTAGTTAGTTACTCCccagaaaaaacataaacataacaacactttttaattaattaagttttaagataaaattttaaattatttttttttttttcaatttattttaaacaatttataaaaaaggtttattttagtgtaaaaaaaaaacaataaggtTGTTGTTgaatcatttaaaacaaaaaccttaGCTAAGAGTTCCatttgaaagaaaaagaaaaataattttaattattttaacttttaaatctaaaaaaataaataaataaataatataaacaacaaaaagttttaagaaacgataattaaaaaattattgttaaaattcttaaaatttaaaatttctctttggcttaaaatcactttaagACCTGAATGTCTAAATAATCCCTcttgaaaactttaattataaatcaaaattttaaacaaattaaaaattattttataagtttttttctcttttgaaaATAATCTAACGTTTcctatttatgttaatttttttataaacaaatcttaaaagaatttgtttaatttaaagtacAATCTTAAAACATCTTAACTATTAACAACTATAAACAATTTGCttaagatttgtttataaaaaaaaatacttttttttagtaataagtattttaatttcttgttaaaactttcaaaaaagaaaCTCAAGATCTTTTAGAtcttatatgtttttaattagctttattaattaaaaaaaaaactatatcttttaactttaagtttattataattagaacaatttaaacaaccaatcaaattaatcaaaacaaaaaaaaaaaaaaaaaaaaaaaaaaaaactataataaataaactcacttgaaaaatgtcttcaaaaacacaaaaattctctaaaagttTCTGATTTATTTCTTCGTTTGTAcgaaaaacaaattgatttggtTTTCTCTATAATTTaggtttttattgtaaatattatttgtattataattataactaaatagcaaaaatttggTTTTAGTGCTCCCTGATCGCCAGTTATGAATTCTGCAAATAaggttaagttttttaaatcgttttctaaataatttgttaacaaaCGTTTATACCttctattattattaattgattGTCTTTGCTATTGGTTTGATATGCGTGCTGTTGATTCTTTTTGGCCTTGTCTGAAAATGACAACagaattaaaattacattttttatatatatatatattaaaaatatctatttcagttctagttaagttctagttcagttctagttcagttctagttcagttctagttcagttctaattcagttctagttcagttctagttcagttctagttcagttctNNNNNNNNNNNNNNNNNNNNNNNNNNNNNNNNNNNNNNNNNNNNNNNNNNNNNNNNNNNNNNNNNNNNNNNNNNNNNNNNNNNNNNNNNNNNNNNNNNNNtctagtcatagtctagtcatagtctagtcatagtctagtcatagtctagtcatagtctagtcatagtctagtcatagtctagtcatagtctagtcatagtctagtaatGTCCTTAgtaatcttttttatatatttgtacatgtatgtatttctacatatattaatttgtaataattttctcATGTCTCTAACATTTGTCTTCCAATTTCTATACAAGTACTACCCACATTTAATTCTTGTATTTGTTCCTCATTAATTACTCAtattttcttctaaaatttacttttgttaCCTGAAAGTCGGTACAGTATTATAACAGAAATGCATATTAAGCATAAAAAGTCAAATGAATTCACATGTGTGTATTTCTACAAACacaaacataataatattatattcgttgttattattacttatGTTGTATGTTTTGATGATGATGAGTTAAATTGTTTCTACTTAATTGTTTAAGAAtacaaatataattgaaaacaaagTGTTTGTGGAAATTTTGGTATAATGTAGTGGATTGGGGTGGAATAGAGCGGTTGAAAACTAAATGTgctaaaaagaaatcaaaacatGTGAAATTAGGGAAGTATGACGTAAGTGgaagttgaaatttaaaattttaaaatttcataaatcgCAAGATTCATCTTccattttaacgaaaattttaacGTTTTCGTTTGAAATAACTTGGTACTGTGTATGTATACCTTCCCCTTTTGCTAGAATCTGGAAGATTCATACTTTTTTCCACCAGACATTTAATGCTAATGTGAggtaaattgtattaaaaggtCAATATATACTTAAAACACACATTATATAGTACAATAACACTTATTTGatacaaaaaaacatacttcTAAACACTTTCACACTCTCGTTGAATCTTATATCTTTATGAACAAGTTAAAAATGTACCCTCGCTGTGATGACGAATCTAAAGTACCTTACACTTGTATGTAGTGTACTCATTTGTACATATCTTCTATTCCTAAATGATCATTTAGTGATCATAatgtctg of the Lucilia cuprina isolate Lc7/37 chromosome 2, ASM2204524v1, whole genome shotgun sequence genome contains:
- the LOC111689403 gene encoding uncharacterized protein LOC111689403 translates to MLSIQQLIKALRKLRNQTVAGGDLVKSIKHVAVCANNTTETNTIIPVGTTLMTSLHNNYVDNDKGDLKAVAAATSSLSEQQQQTNTTNSSSSNNIYTSNNTTSSQLPLKQQTQQNFNASHNKCFSLYSPLNADSSYIKSETAKEAITQDSNFNKKTSPPPPQQQLQHHLQYQHHQTAQHHHHHNNHQQIQPQQRTQRIQNFFQQQIFHQFHTQHNQNLNTKQKQTQFAMSSLAAEPLSLQKSEGQNGNEECQENSPSSSSSASCPDTKQQNSSTGKPCFNTGLGDILQFMELIGNLKHTKRTGWVLRNVNDCESISGHMYRMSILTFLLDGTEGLNQIRCMELALVHDLAESLVGDITPFCGVSKEEKKNMEFKAMEDICKLIEPRGKRMMELFEEYEHGESAESRFVKDLDRLDMVMQAFEYEKRDDCLLKHQEFFDSTEGKFNHPFVKKLVNEIYEQRDKLAKAKGAVPPPKIEVPNMDEQPNKTTATNGHCTKADTNGTTTPTKSS